The following are encoded together in the Tepidiforma bonchosmolovskayae genome:
- a CDS encoding enoyl-CoA hydratase-related protein, protein MADLVRYAEDRGIATVTLDSPENRNALSAALVGQLAAALERAFAAETVRGIVLTGSGSVFCSGADLREQLAANEAGQAAGPGGGGLPAIIRMIRSGPKPVVARVNGHARAGGIGLIAAADIAIAPETATFAFSEVRIGVVPAIIAVPIMERVGRTAVSDLFLTGRQFDGTTAAAIGLIARAVPAEELDGAVEECVGALRLASPAALAACKELIRTVPSMAFEQALDWAAAFSARLFQGEDAREGMAAFLEKRKPRWQAE, encoded by the coding sequence ATGGCCGACCTCGTCCGCTATGCCGAAGACCGGGGGATCGCCACGGTCACGCTTGATTCGCCCGAGAACCGGAACGCCCTCTCGGCGGCCCTTGTGGGCCAGCTGGCGGCGGCGCTGGAACGGGCGTTCGCGGCCGAGACGGTGCGGGGCATCGTGCTGACCGGGAGCGGAAGCGTGTTCTGCAGCGGCGCAGACCTGCGGGAGCAGCTTGCTGCCAACGAGGCCGGGCAGGCGGCGGGCCCGGGGGGCGGCGGACTGCCGGCGATTATCCGGATGATCCGTTCCGGGCCGAAGCCGGTGGTGGCGCGGGTGAACGGGCACGCGCGGGCCGGGGGCATCGGACTGATCGCGGCGGCGGACATCGCCATCGCGCCCGAGACTGCGACCTTTGCGTTCAGCGAGGTGCGCATCGGGGTGGTGCCGGCGATCATCGCGGTGCCGATCATGGAGCGGGTGGGACGGACGGCAGTGAGCGACCTGTTCCTCACGGGGCGCCAGTTCGACGGGACGACGGCAGCGGCGATCGGACTGATCGCCCGGGCGGTGCCGGCCGAGGAGCTCGACGGCGCGGTGGAGGAGTGTGTTGGGGCGCTCCGGCTTGCGAGCCCGGCGGCGCTTGCCGCGTGCAAGGAGCTCATCCGCACGGTCCCGTCGATGGCGTTCGAGCAGGCACTGGACTGGGCAGCGGCGTTTTCGGCGCGGCTGTTCCAGGGCGAGGATGCCCGCGAGGGCATGGCAGCATTCCTGGAGAAGCGCAAACCGCGCTGGCAGGCGGAGTGA
- a CDS encoding DUF7064 domain-containing protein, with protein MVTIVGNVKPEDDYTHPLGPEENFNESVYFNFFDRQQQMGGFLRIGNRANEGYAEVTVIVYQPDGSALFNYKRPQISSNEGWNAGGLKVEVLEPGERLRTTYEGSVVYLKDPREMREPSVAFKENPHKRIRLDLVHEGVGPIYGHVAEPGGAGAQNEFARAHYEQHMRVTGTLQVEDGPVLQITGHGLRDHSWGPRYWQSTPSYRWITGNFGDDLGMVLSIVGDRIGGVFHKGPDTIIPVKQIDLETEYEENTNYHKALRATVTLANGETHRVEGTVRGFIPLRNRRAGKFTHIGEGMTEYLLDGERKGYGLSEYLDQVE; from the coding sequence ATGGTTACCATCGTCGGCAACGTCAAGCCGGAAGACGACTACACTCACCCCCTCGGCCCCGAGGAGAACTTCAACGAGTCGGTCTACTTCAACTTCTTCGACCGCCAGCAGCAAATGGGCGGGTTCCTGCGCATCGGGAATCGCGCCAACGAGGGCTACGCCGAGGTAACCGTGATTGTGTACCAGCCCGACGGCTCGGCGCTGTTCAACTACAAGCGGCCCCAGATTTCGAGCAACGAGGGATGGAACGCCGGCGGGCTGAAGGTGGAGGTGCTCGAGCCGGGCGAGCGGCTGCGCACGACGTATGAGGGCTCGGTGGTCTACCTGAAGGACCCGCGGGAGATGCGGGAGCCGAGCGTGGCGTTCAAGGAGAACCCGCATAAGCGGATTCGGCTGGACCTGGTGCACGAGGGCGTCGGACCGATCTACGGGCACGTGGCCGAGCCGGGCGGAGCCGGCGCGCAGAACGAGTTCGCGCGGGCGCACTACGAGCAGCACATGCGGGTCACCGGGACGCTGCAGGTCGAGGACGGGCCGGTGCTCCAGATCACGGGGCACGGGCTGCGGGACCACTCCTGGGGGCCGCGGTACTGGCAATCGACGCCGAGCTACCGGTGGATTACGGGGAACTTCGGCGACGACCTGGGCATGGTCCTCTCGATTGTCGGCGACCGAATCGGCGGGGTGTTCCACAAGGGCCCGGACACCATCATCCCGGTGAAGCAGATCGACCTCGAGACGGAGTACGAGGAGAACACGAACTACCACAAGGCACTTCGTGCGACGGTAACGCTGGCGAACGGCGAGACCCACCGGGTGGAGGGCACGGTTCGCGGGTTCATCCCGCTGCGAAACCGCCGGGCCGGGAAGTTCACCCACATCGGCGAGGGGATGACGGAGTACCTCCTCGACGGCGAGCGCAAGGGCTACGGCCTGAGCGAGTACCTCGACCAGGTCGAGTAG
- a CDS encoding acyl-CoA carboxylase subunit beta, protein MQVLRSRIDTRQPAFQQNREQMLGLLAEIDQQLATARAGGGEKYVARHRARGRLLPRERIELLIDQDSAFLELSPLAGWGSEYTVGGSIVTGIGVISGVECMIQASDPTVRGGTSNPYTVKKTLRSFEIARANRLPVIQLTESGGADLPRQAEIFVPGGRTFFEITRLSGERIPTVSIVFGNATAGGAYVPGMSDYTVFIRGQSHAFLGGPPLVKMATGEDAEEESLGGGEMHARVSGLADFLADDEYEAIGITRDLVESWSWRKLGPAPTEPPDDPVHDPEELLGIASVDLRVPFDAREVIARVVDGSRFHEFKPLYGEQLITGWASLHGYRIGILANNGILFSEESEKAAQFIQLCNKLDIPLLFMQNVTGYMVGTVYEQRGIIKDGAKMINAVTNSKVPHITLMIGASYGAGNYGMAGRAYDPRFVFTWPNHRIAVMGPKQLAGVMSIVQRQAAMAAGIPIDEERDAAMRAAIEAQIERESTALFATGQLWDDGIIDPRDTRTVLGIALSAIHSNVVRGTDSFGVFRM, encoded by the coding sequence ATGCAGGTACTCAGGTCACGCATCGACACCAGACAACCGGCATTCCAGCAGAACCGTGAGCAGATGCTCGGGCTACTGGCGGAAATTGACCAGCAGCTGGCGACCGCACGGGCCGGCGGGGGCGAGAAATACGTCGCCCGGCACCGGGCGCGGGGACGGCTCCTGCCGCGGGAGCGGATCGAGCTGCTGATCGACCAGGATTCTGCGTTCCTCGAGCTATCGCCGCTGGCAGGCTGGGGAAGCGAGTACACCGTGGGCGGGAGCATCGTCACCGGGATCGGCGTGATTTCGGGCGTCGAGTGCATGATCCAGGCGAGCGACCCGACGGTGCGCGGCGGGACGTCGAATCCGTACACCGTGAAGAAGACGCTCCGCTCCTTCGAAATCGCGCGGGCGAACCGGCTCCCGGTCATTCAGCTGACGGAATCGGGCGGAGCCGACCTGCCGCGGCAGGCAGAGATCTTCGTGCCGGGCGGGCGGACGTTCTTCGAGATTACGCGGCTTTCGGGCGAGCGGATCCCGACGGTGTCGATTGTGTTCGGCAACGCGACGGCCGGCGGCGCCTACGTCCCGGGGATGTCGGATTACACGGTGTTCATCCGGGGGCAGTCGCATGCGTTCCTTGGGGGGCCGCCGCTGGTCAAGATGGCGACCGGTGAGGATGCCGAGGAGGAGTCGCTCGGCGGCGGGGAGATGCATGCGCGCGTCTCCGGCCTGGCCGACTTCCTCGCGGACGACGAGTACGAGGCGATCGGCATCACGCGCGACCTGGTCGAGAGCTGGAGCTGGAGGAAGCTGGGGCCTGCGCCGACGGAGCCGCCCGATGACCCGGTGCACGACCCGGAGGAGCTGCTCGGGATCGCTTCGGTGGACCTGCGGGTGCCGTTCGATGCCCGGGAGGTGATTGCCCGGGTGGTCGATGGCTCCCGCTTCCACGAGTTCAAGCCGCTGTACGGCGAGCAGCTCATCACGGGGTGGGCGTCGCTGCACGGCTACCGGATCGGCATCCTCGCGAACAACGGCATCCTCTTCTCCGAGGAATCGGAGAAGGCCGCGCAGTTCATCCAGCTCTGCAACAAGCTCGATATTCCGCTGCTGTTCATGCAGAACGTCACGGGCTACATGGTCGGGACGGTCTATGAGCAGCGGGGGATCATCAAAGACGGGGCGAAGATGATCAACGCGGTCACGAACTCGAAGGTGCCGCACATCACGCTGATGATCGGCGCTTCGTACGGCGCCGGGAACTACGGGATGGCCGGGCGGGCCTACGACCCGCGATTCGTCTTCACGTGGCCGAACCACCGGATTGCCGTGATGGGCCCGAAGCAGCTGGCCGGCGTGATGTCGATCGTGCAGCGGCAGGCGGCGATGGCGGCCGGCATCCCGATCGACGAAGAGCGAGACGCAGCCATGCGGGCAGCCATCGAAGCGCAGATCGAGCGGGAGTCGACGGCGCTGTTCGCCACGGGGCAGCTGTGGGACGACGGGATTATCGACCCGCGGGATACCCGGACCGTCCTCGGCATTGCGCTCTCAGCCATCCATTCGAACGTCGTCCGCGGGACGGACTCGTTCGGCGTGTTCAGGATGTGA
- a CDS encoding DUF6285 domain-containing protein, giving the protein MQDRPTIDELLEAVAGYLRDDVMPNTQGRLSFHARVSMNVIEMLRRELATMEDHLAREWDGLDHLLGIEPMPPKLAAVREALMRRNEALCERIRKGEADEGPWRLAVLSHLRRVTLDKLEVSNPGLAAEYREPGDG; this is encoded by the coding sequence ATGCAGGATCGGCCGACGATCGACGAGCTGCTGGAGGCGGTCGCGGGGTATCTCCGGGACGACGTCATGCCGAACACACAGGGGCGGCTGAGCTTCCATGCCCGGGTTTCGATGAACGTCATCGAGATGCTCCGGCGCGAACTGGCGACGATGGAGGACCACCTCGCACGGGAGTGGGACGGCCTCGACCACCTGCTCGGCATCGAGCCGATGCCGCCGAAGCTGGCGGCCGTGCGGGAGGCGCTGATGCGGCGAAACGAGGCCCTCTGCGAACGCATCCGGAAGGGCGAGGCTGACGAGGGCCCCTGGCGGCTGGCGGTGCTCAGCCACCTGCGACGGGTAACCCTCGACAAGCTGGAGGTTTCGAATCCAGGGCTGGCGGCCGAGTATCGCGAGCCGGGCGACGGCTGA
- a CDS encoding ATP-binding protein, producing the protein MERRIRRLLIANRGEIVSRVARTARAMGIEPVGVFAEPDRGLPFVRELDAAVELRGTTPGETYLDGARILEAARRLGADAVHPGYGFLSEKAEFARQVEEAGLLWVGPPPEVIAQMGDKVAALAAMEAAGVPVLPRALLDGEDAGGLAAQAASVGFPLMVKAAAGGGGRGMRIVTDPAELPAAVAAARREALGAFGDGRLFAEPYVIDARHIEVQVLADNYGNVAVLFERECSIQRRHQKIVEEAPSPAVSAEARERLIAAAVAAVRAIGYRNAGTIEFLWRGDGRFSFMEMNTRLQVEHPVTELITGVDLVREQLRVAQGLPLSVRQDELRITGHAIEVRLYAEDPAAGFLPQAGRVRLFSAPEAPWLRVDAGIASGSEISPYFDPMVAKVIAHGPTRDEAAVRLAAALDRLTVFGPPTNRDFLRAVLRHPAFLAGETTTRFLETHAIAPGGPPDEVLAQAAALAALTGMWLRRRAARVQATIPPGWRNNPSQDQRTDFTAGERTLEVRYAPRRDGSWRVAVGEGAPSEVRGFDVAGDTVTAELDGLRVTARWHRDGMSWWLHLGEHQVELTERPRLPERGGRESIAGGLTAPMPGKVVAVTVKPGQHVEAGDVVAILEAMKMEHRLFAGAAGTVREVRVEPGAQVALGDVIAVIDEGGATS; encoded by the coding sequence ATGGAGCGGCGAATTCGTCGTTTGCTGATTGCGAACCGCGGCGAGATTGTCAGCCGGGTCGCCCGGACCGCCCGGGCGATGGGGATCGAGCCGGTCGGCGTCTTCGCTGAGCCGGACCGCGGGCTCCCGTTCGTGCGGGAGCTCGACGCGGCGGTGGAGCTGCGGGGCACGACCCCGGGAGAGACCTACCTGGACGGCGCGCGCATCCTGGAAGCTGCCCGGCGGCTGGGCGCTGATGCGGTGCACCCGGGCTACGGATTCCTCTCGGAGAAGGCGGAGTTCGCGCGGCAGGTCGAGGAGGCGGGACTGCTCTGGGTCGGCCCGCCCCCGGAGGTCATCGCGCAGATGGGCGACAAGGTCGCCGCGCTGGCAGCGATGGAGGCGGCGGGCGTGCCGGTCCTGCCACGCGCGCTGCTTGACGGCGAGGACGCTGGCGGACTGGCCGCGCAGGCGGCATCGGTGGGCTTCCCGCTGATGGTCAAGGCGGCCGCCGGCGGCGGCGGGCGCGGGATGCGCATCGTCACCGACCCTGCGGAGCTGCCCGCTGCCGTGGCGGCTGCCCGCCGGGAGGCGCTCGGGGCCTTCGGGGATGGGCGCCTGTTTGCGGAGCCGTACGTGATCGACGCGCGGCACATCGAGGTGCAGGTGCTGGCCGACAACTACGGCAATGTGGCGGTCCTGTTCGAGCGGGAATGCTCCATTCAGCGGCGGCACCAGAAGATCGTCGAGGAGGCGCCATCGCCGGCGGTCAGCGCAGAGGCCCGGGAGCGGCTCATCGCTGCGGCCGTCGCGGCGGTACGGGCTATCGGCTACCGGAACGCCGGCACGATCGAGTTCCTGTGGCGAGGCGACGGGCGCTTTTCGTTCATGGAGATGAACACGCGCCTGCAGGTGGAGCACCCGGTCACGGAGCTGATCACGGGGGTCGACCTCGTCCGGGAGCAGCTCCGGGTCGCGCAGGGGCTCCCGCTCTCGGTACGGCAGGACGAGCTGCGGATCACCGGGCACGCGATCGAAGTGCGGCTGTACGCGGAGGACCCGGCGGCGGGGTTCCTGCCGCAGGCCGGGCGGGTGCGCCTGTTCTCGGCGCCGGAAGCGCCCTGGCTGCGGGTGGATGCCGGGATTGCATCGGGGAGCGAAATTTCGCCGTACTTCGACCCGATGGTTGCGAAGGTAATCGCGCACGGCCCTACCCGGGACGAGGCGGCAGTCCGGCTGGCGGCAGCGCTCGACCGGCTGACGGTGTTCGGCCCGCCGACGAACCGGGATTTCCTGCGCGCGGTGCTGCGTCACCCGGCGTTCCTCGCGGGCGAGACGACCACGCGGTTCCTCGAGACGCACGCCATCGCGCCGGGCGGGCCGCCGGACGAGGTGCTGGCGCAGGCCGCTGCCCTGGCGGCGCTGACAGGGATGTGGCTGCGGCGCCGGGCAGCCCGTGTCCAGGCGACCATCCCGCCGGGCTGGCGAAACAACCCGTCGCAGGACCAGCGGACCGACTTCACGGCGGGCGAACGGACCCTGGAAGTGCGGTACGCACCGCGGCGTGACGGGTCGTGGCGGGTCGCCGTCGGCGAGGGCGCGCCCTCCGAGGTGCGGGGGTTCGACGTCGCCGGCGACACGGTCACGGCGGAGCTGGATGGGCTCCGGGTGACAGCGCGCTGGCACCGCGACGGCATGTCTTGGTGGCTGCACCTCGGCGAGCACCAGGTCGAGCTGACGGAGCGCCCGCGGCTGCCCGAACGCGGCGGCCGGGAGAGCATTGCCGGCGGGCTGACGGCGCCGATGCCGGGGAAGGTCGTCGCGGTGACCGTGAAGCCGGGGCAGCACGTGGAGGCCGGTGACGTTGTGGCCATCCTGGAGGCGATGAAAATGGAGCACCGCCTGTTCGCCGGGGCGGCAGGGACCGTCCGGGAGGTCCGGGTTGAGCCGGGCGCGCAGGTCGCGCTCGGAGACGTGATTGCCGTCATCGACGAGGGAGGAGCGACGTCGTGA
- a CDS encoding phosphotransferase family protein, with the protein MQKEEVQQGLERFIAARTGGPVTVSNLARLSGGASRETWSFDADTPQGRIEGILRADPVPGAPTIPGRELEYHLIKAAWNAGVTVPEPLWDGDDTFPVKFFVMRRVPGETLGARLIRGEQYAKAREVVPYQLARDLARIHAIREADHPELAGLERPPEGKTSAEAQLDHYETSYRTAELDPHPVFELAIRWLRQHLPPPSELVLVHGDFRLGNFIFDETGVKGILDWELAHWGDPMEDLGWLAVKSWRFGGRLPIAGVGTREAFIEAYEAAGGRKVNRQHFLWYEMFGNLKWGVITMTQAATYLTGRSRSVELAAIGRRTAETEIVLLELLEGRWD; encoded by the coding sequence GTGCAGAAGGAGGAGGTCCAGCAGGGGCTGGAGCGGTTCATCGCCGCACGGACGGGCGGCCCGGTCACGGTGTCGAACCTGGCCCGGCTCTCGGGCGGCGCCTCCCGGGAGACGTGGTCGTTCGATGCGGACACGCCGCAGGGGCGCATCGAGGGCATCCTCCGTGCAGACCCGGTGCCGGGCGCGCCGACCATCCCCGGGAGGGAGCTGGAGTACCACCTGATTAAAGCCGCGTGGAATGCCGGGGTCACCGTGCCGGAGCCACTCTGGGACGGGGATGACACGTTCCCGGTGAAGTTCTTCGTGATGCGGCGGGTGCCCGGGGAGACGCTGGGCGCGCGGCTCATCCGGGGGGAGCAGTACGCGAAGGCGCGCGAGGTGGTGCCGTACCAGCTGGCGCGGGACCTCGCACGGATCCACGCGATTCGGGAGGCCGACCACCCCGAGCTGGCGGGGCTCGAACGGCCACCGGAGGGGAAGACCTCGGCGGAGGCGCAGCTCGACCACTACGAGACCAGCTACCGGACGGCTGAACTCGACCCGCATCCGGTGTTTGAGCTGGCCATCCGCTGGCTCCGGCAGCACCTGCCGCCGCCGTCGGAGCTGGTGCTGGTCCACGGCGACTTCCGGCTGGGGAACTTCATCTTCGACGAGACCGGGGTGAAGGGGATCCTCGACTGGGAGCTGGCGCACTGGGGCGACCCGATGGAGGACCTCGGGTGGCTGGCGGTGAAGTCGTGGCGGTTCGGCGGCAGGCTGCCGATCGCCGGTGTCGGCACGCGGGAGGCGTTCATCGAGGCGTACGAGGCAGCCGGCGGCCGGAAGGTGAACCGGCAGCATTTCCTCTGGTACGAGATGTTCGGGAACCTCAAGTGGGGCGTCATCACGATGACGCAGGCGGCCACCTACCTCACCGGGCGGAGCCGGAGCGTCGAACTGGCGGCTATTGGGCGGCGGACGGCAGAGACGGAGATTGTGCTGCTCGAGCTGCTCGAAGGGAGGTGGGACTGA
- a CDS encoding TIGR03084 family metal-binding protein yields MSIDFAALVADLAAEQDDLDRVLAQLAPEHWELPTHAPGWAVRDQVAHLAFFDDQARLAIEDPAAFETVREAANAGGPAFEQEYLARGRAMTPTGLYQWWRESSRRLTEAAGRLTGSERLPWFGPSMGAASFVTARLMETWSHGLDVVDVVPFERPDTERLRHVAELGVRTRAYSYAVRGRTPPEAPVRVELVSPGGARWAFGAAEATDVIRGSATDFCRVVTQRRHLADTDLEVSGPAALEWMEIAQAFAGPPGPGRKPGEFRKEG; encoded by the coding sequence GTGAGCATCGACTTCGCGGCGCTGGTCGCGGACCTGGCGGCTGAGCAGGACGACCTCGACCGGGTGCTGGCGCAGCTGGCGCCGGAGCACTGGGAGCTCCCCACGCACGCGCCGGGGTGGGCCGTGCGCGACCAGGTGGCGCACCTGGCCTTTTTCGATGACCAGGCCCGGCTGGCGATCGAGGACCCCGCCGCATTCGAGACGGTGCGGGAGGCAGCGAACGCCGGCGGGCCGGCGTTCGAACAGGAGTACCTCGCCCGCGGACGCGCCATGACGCCAACGGGACTGTACCAGTGGTGGCGCGAGAGCAGCCGAAGACTGACGGAGGCCGCCGGGCGGCTGACCGGGAGCGAGCGGCTGCCGTGGTTCGGGCCGAGCATGGGCGCCGCCTCGTTCGTGACGGCCCGGCTGATGGAGACGTGGTCGCACGGGCTCGATGTCGTCGACGTCGTGCCCTTCGAGCGGCCGGATACGGAACGGCTCCGGCATGTCGCCGAGCTGGGCGTGCGGACGCGGGCGTACTCCTACGCCGTCCGGGGAAGGACGCCCCCTGAGGCGCCGGTCCGGGTTGAGCTGGTGAGCCCGGGCGGCGCCCGCTGGGCATTCGGGGCGGCGGAGGCAACGGATGTCATCCGCGGGAGCGCCACCGACTTCTGCCGGGTGGTGACGCAGCGCCGCCACCTGGCGGATACGGACCTGGAGGTCTCGGGCCCGGCGGCGCTGGAGTGGATGGAGATTGCGCAGGCGTTCGCCGGGCCGCCCGGGCCGGGCCGGAAGCCGGGCGAATTCCGGAAGGAGGGATAA
- a CDS encoding acyl-CoA dehydrogenase family protein, with the protein MARFTAEHQIFRQTVREFVEKEINPYADEWEAAGTFPAHELFRKAGSLGLLGVEYDPAYGGGGADHWYTVVLGEELGRADCGGVPMAINVQTDMATPALAKHGSHELKKAYLEPALRGELVASIAVTEPDAGSDVASIRTTARRDGDEYVINGSKIYITNGTQADFLTLLARTSPEAGYRGMSLIIVPTDRPGFRVARKLRKLGNHSSDTAELVFEDVRVPVTNRIGEEGQGFYLQMEQFQKERLIAVYTALGGLQRAMERTVAYLRERKAFGGPLLGMQYIQYTLAELQVEIESLRQLAYAAAEGVVAGENVTRLATMAKFKAGRLVRRVADTCLQFHGGAGYMEEMWTSRYFRDSRLLGIGGGADEVMLRVLVKTEGLEV; encoded by the coding sequence ATGGCGCGCTTCACCGCCGAACACCAGATTTTTCGCCAGACGGTTCGCGAGTTTGTCGAGAAGGAGATCAACCCGTACGCCGATGAGTGGGAGGCTGCCGGGACGTTCCCTGCCCATGAGCTGTTCCGGAAGGCCGGGAGCCTCGGATTGCTCGGAGTGGAGTATGACCCGGCCTATGGCGGCGGCGGTGCCGACCACTGGTACACGGTGGTGCTGGGGGAAGAGCTCGGGAGGGCTGACTGCGGCGGCGTGCCGATGGCGATCAACGTGCAGACCGACATGGCGACGCCCGCGCTGGCGAAGCACGGCTCGCACGAACTGAAGAAGGCGTACCTCGAACCGGCGCTGCGTGGCGAGCTGGTGGCCTCGATTGCGGTAACGGAGCCGGACGCCGGCTCCGACGTGGCGAGCATCCGGACGACGGCGCGCCGTGACGGCGACGAGTACGTCATCAATGGCAGCAAGATCTACATCACGAACGGAACGCAGGCCGACTTCCTGACGCTGCTGGCGCGGACGTCGCCGGAGGCGGGATACCGGGGGATGTCGCTCATCATTGTGCCGACCGACCGCCCCGGATTCCGCGTGGCGCGGAAGCTGCGGAAGCTGGGCAACCATTCGTCGGACACGGCCGAGCTGGTCTTCGAAGACGTCCGCGTGCCGGTCACCAACCGCATCGGCGAAGAAGGTCAGGGGTTCTACCTGCAGATGGAGCAGTTCCAGAAGGAGCGGCTGATTGCGGTGTACACGGCGCTGGGCGGGCTGCAGCGGGCGATGGAGCGGACGGTCGCGTATCTCCGGGAGCGAAAGGCGTTTGGCGGGCCGCTGCTGGGGATGCAGTACATCCAGTACACGCTGGCGGAGCTGCAGGTAGAGATTGAATCGCTGCGGCAGCTGGCCTACGCGGCGGCCGAGGGCGTGGTCGCCGGCGAGAACGTGACGCGGCTGGCAACGATGGCGAAGTTCAAGGCGGGCCGGCTCGTGCGGCGGGTGGCGGATACCTGCCTGCAGTTCCATGGCGGCGCGGGCTACATGGAGGAGATGTGGACCAGCCGCTACTTCCGGGACAGCCGCCTGCTCGGCATCGGGGGCGGGGCGGATGAAGTGATGCTGCGCGTGCTCGTGAAAACCGAAGGGCTCGAGGTGTAG
- a CDS encoding acyclic terpene utilization AtuA family protein, with the protein MRQRGEAPVRIANCSGFYGDRLSAAREMVEGGPIDFLTGDYLAELTLLILWKARQKDPTAGYAVTFLRQLEEVLGTCLERGIRIVTNAGGLNPAGMAMRVRQICDRLGLQARVMHIEGDDLLPRLPSLLEREPLAHMDTGQPLREAGIQPVAANAYLGAWGIVEALEAGADIVVCPRVTDASLVVGPAAWWYGWKRDDWDRLAGAVAAGHIIECGAQATGGNYAFFQEVPGLEHPGFPIAEVAEDGSSVITKHPGTGGLVSVGTVTAQLLYEIGEARYLNPDVVTRFDTIRLEQDGPDRVRVWGTRGEPAPATTKVCINYVGGYRNSVTFVLTGLDIEEKADLALRSLFAGIGGREAFEQVDVQLIRTDRPDPPSNELASALLRVTVKDRDPAKVGRAFSNAAIELALANYPGFYVTAPPGSEDAYGVYWPALVPRSEVQEVVVTDDGRTIPVAQPPAGEASAPVEAPAPVRAPRGPTVRVPLGLVFGARSGDKGGNANVGVWARSDAGYAWLAEFLTEDRLRDLVPEARPLRVTRVLLPNLRAVNFVIHGLLGEGVAASTRQDPQAKSLGEYLRARVVELPARLLADVPEPAASQNA; encoded by the coding sequence ATGCGGCAACGTGGGGAAGCACCGGTTCGTATCGCGAACTGTTCCGGGTTCTACGGAGACCGGCTCTCGGCGGCCCGAGAGATGGTGGAGGGCGGCCCGATCGATTTCCTGACGGGCGACTACCTCGCGGAGCTGACGCTCCTCATCCTCTGGAAGGCGCGGCAGAAGGACCCGACCGCGGGGTACGCCGTGACCTTTCTCCGGCAGCTGGAGGAGGTGCTTGGGACCTGCCTCGAACGGGGCATCCGGATTGTCACAAACGCTGGCGGGCTGAACCCGGCCGGCATGGCGATGCGGGTCCGGCAAATCTGTGACCGGCTTGGGCTGCAGGCACGGGTCATGCACATCGAAGGGGACGACCTGTTGCCGCGTCTGCCATCGCTGCTGGAGCGGGAGCCGCTCGCGCACATGGATACCGGGCAGCCGCTGCGCGAGGCCGGGATTCAGCCGGTGGCCGCCAACGCGTACCTCGGCGCGTGGGGCATTGTTGAGGCGCTGGAGGCCGGCGCCGACATCGTCGTCTGCCCGCGGGTGACTGATGCCTCGCTCGTGGTCGGGCCGGCGGCCTGGTGGTACGGCTGGAAGCGGGACGACTGGGACCGGCTGGCGGGGGCCGTCGCGGCGGGGCACATCATCGAGTGCGGGGCGCAGGCGACCGGCGGCAACTATGCGTTCTTCCAGGAGGTGCCGGGGCTCGAGCACCCGGGCTTCCCCATCGCGGAGGTGGCCGAGGACGGGTCGAGCGTGATCACCAAGCACCCCGGTACCGGCGGGCTGGTCTCCGTTGGGACCGTGACGGCGCAGCTCCTGTACGAAATCGGCGAGGCGCGGTACCTGAACCCGGATGTCGTGACCCGCTTCGACACCATCCGGCTGGAACAGGACGGCCCTGACCGCGTACGGGTGTGGGGCACGCGGGGCGAACCCGCGCCGGCGACCACCAAGGTCTGCATCAACTATGTCGGGGGGTACCGGAACTCGGTAACGTTCGTGCTCACCGGGCTCGACATCGAGGAGAAGGCGGACCTTGCGCTGCGGTCGCTCTTTGCGGGCATCGGCGGGCGCGAGGCGTTCGAACAGGTGGATGTCCAGCTGATCCGCACGGACCGGCCCGACCCGCCATCGAACGAGCTTGCCAGCGCGCTGCTGCGGGTGACGGTGAAGGACCGCGACCCGGCAAAGGTGGGGCGGGCGTTTTCGAACGCGGCGATCGAGCTGGCGCTGGCGAACTATCCGGGCTTTTATGTCACCGCGCCGCCCGGGTCCGAAGATGCCTACGGGGTGTACTGGCCGGCGCTCGTCCCGCGCTCGGAGGTGCAGGAAGTGGTGGTGACCGACGACGGGCGCACCATCCCGGTGGCGCAGCCCCCCGCAGGGGAAGCGTCCGCCCCGGTTGAGGCGCCGGCGCCGGTGCGCGCCCCGCGCGGCCCGACCGTGCGGGTGCCGCTGGGGCTCGTCTTCGGCGCGCGGTCGGGGGACAAGGGCGGAAATGCGAACGTGGGTGTATGGGCGCGCAGCGATGCCGGATACGCGTGGCTGGCGGAGTTCCTGACGGAGGACCGGCTGCGTGACCTGGTCCCGGAGGCGCGGCCACTCCGGGTCACCCGCGTCCTGCTGCCGAACCTGCGGGCGGTGAATTTCGTGATTCACGGGCTGCTCGGCGAGGGGGTCGCGGCATCAACGCGGCAGGACCCGCAGGCGAAGAGCCTCGGCGAGTACCTGCGCGCGCGGGTCGTGGAACTGCCGGCGCGGCTGCTCGCCGACGTCCCCGAGCCGGCAGCCAGCCAGAACGCCTGA